The genomic stretch AGCAACGGCATATACGTGATAAAACTTGAAGAAGGCGACGAAATAGTAGATGCGGAGCTTTCAAATGTGGATGACAAAAAATCCATCGTGGCCCTTGCAACGTTAAAAGGTAAGATAATCTCTTTCAACGTGGAAGAAGTTAGAAGAATGGGCAGAACGGCCATGGGAGTTACCGGTATAAAACTCAGAGAAGATGATGTGGTCGTCTCGATGATAATTTCAAACTCCAACGATGCCCAAGTGCTTACCATAACGGAAAAAGGATACGGCAAAAGAACAAAATTTGAAGATTACAGAGTTCAACATAGAGGCGGATACGGTGTCAAGAATTTGAAGATGACGGAAAAAACCGGTTTGATAGTCGGCGTTAAACCTGTTAACGATGAAGATGAAATAATAGCCGTTACCGCCAACGGGAAAGCCATCCGCTTTAAAGCAAGCGACGTTTCCGTCACAAGTCGCGTGACCATGGGAGTAAAATGCGTAAGGCTCGATGATGAAGACAAGGTTGTGGCATTCGCCGTGGCCAAGGATTGATTTGGAATGAAGGTTGCTTGCGTAGTCGAATATGATGGAACGAATTTTCATGGTTCGCAATACCATCCAACGGTACGCACGGTTCAGGGAGAACTCAACAAAGCCATAGAAGTCATATTCAAAAGGCACTTGAAAACGGATATGGCTGGAAGAACGGATGCAGGGGTACACGCAAATTATCAGGTGTTCTCCTTTGACAGGATAAACCCCCGCATGACTGAAAAAAACGTAAAAGAGGCTTTGAACTCTATATTACCAGAAGACATGAGGGTAAGAGATGTATGGTTCACAGCTGATAACTTCTCCCCAAGAGTGGCAGCCGTTAAAAGGATATACCAATATTTCATATACAACAGGAAAGAAAAGGACATATTTTTAAGGAAGAGGGCATGGTGGTTCCCGTACGAATTGGATATCGAAAAGATGAGGGAAGCCGCCAGCTATTTGGAAGGTTACCATGATTTTACATCGTTCGTTTCCAAAGATAAACACGACGATAGGAGCCCGATGAGAACCATTTACAGAATAAGGATCATCAGGATTTCCAGGTTTATAATGGTAAGGGTAGAAGGAAAGTCTTATTTGAAAAGAATGGTTAGAAATATAGTTGGAACTTTGGTTAAAGTTGGAGTTGGAACGTGGGAACCTTCCTACGTGAAAGAACTTTTGGATATGAAGGATAGAAGCAAAGCGGGGGCTACGGCTCCCGCGCATGGTCTTTATCTTTACAAAGTACTATTCGATGAGAAATTTTCCAAGGAGTGAGAGCTTGAAAAAAAGGCTTGACGAACTTTTGGTTGAACGTGGCTTTTTTCATTCCCAAAGCCGAGCAAAGGCTGAAATATTAGAAGGAAACGTCATTGTGAACGGTCAATTGGCCGATAAGGCGGGAAAAAAAGTCAACGATGATGTTGAAATTCAATTGAAGAAAAAGAGTCCCTACGTGTCTCGGGGAGCTCACAAGTTGTTAAAAGCCATAGAAGAGTTCAAGATAGATTTGAAAGGAAAGACATGTGCTGATTTTGGTGCATCAACGGGCGGTTTTACGCAGGTTATGCTCGAAAATGGAGCTGAAAAAGTTTACTCCGTTGATGTGGGATACGGCCAGTTTTCATGGAAGTTAAGAAACGATCCACGTGTGGTGGTAATGGAAAGAACAAACGCGCGCTTTTTGAAAAAAGAGGATTTCAGCGATGAAATAGACTTTATAAGTTGTGATCTTTCGTTTATATCTTTAAGACTTATCTTGCCCGTTGTAAAAGATGTTCTCGTGAATAAAGGTGAAAGCGTTTGCCTTGTTAAACCGCAATTTGAAGCCGGACGCGAAAATTTGAAAAAGGGCGTGGTAAGATCAAAAGAAGTTCATACGAACGTGCTGAACGGCGTGATAAGCTTCTCGCGCGAAATTGGCTTTTCTGTAAAAGGGTTAACTTTTTCCCCTATAAAAGGACCTGCTGGAAATGTGGAATTCCTACTTCATCTTAAAAATACGGAAGGAGAAGATGAAGAGGTGAAGCCAGAAGAAGTTGTGAAACGCGCGTGGGAAGCGTTACTGGAGGGATGAAAAATGTCATTTGTTGGCAAATTGTTTGATCAAAACAAAAGATACATAAAGAGTTTTTCTAAAATAGTTGAAAAAGTAAACGCTTTGGAAGAACAGATGAAAAAGCTGAATGATTCGGATTTTCCGAAGAAAACCGAAGAATTCAGAGAAAGGCTATCCAAAGGCGAAACGCTGGACGAACTGATGCCTGAAGCTTTTGCTTTGGCAAGAGAAGCAGCAAAGAGGGCGATAGGTTTAAGACCTTTCGATGTTCAAGTTATGGGTGCTGTTGCTCTACATAGGGGAATGGTTGCCGAAATGAAAACGGGCGAAGGTAAAACTCTTGTGGCAGTCATGCCAGCATACTTAAACGCTCTAAGTGGAGAAGGAGTTCACATTATAACCGTTAACGATTATTTGGCTCGCAGGGATGCCGAATGGATGGGACCCGTGTATGAAATGCTGGGACTGAAAGTTGGTGCCATTCAGTCGGAAATGAACCCGGATGAAAGAAGAGAAATGTACAATCGTGATGTGACTTACGGTACCAACAATGAAATGGGTTTTGATTATTTGAGGGACAATTTGGCGTACCTGCCTGAACAACGGGTTCAAAGAGGTCATAATTATGCAATAGTTGATGAAGTGGACAGCGTCCTTATAGATGAGGCAAGGACTCCTTTGATAATCTCCGGGCCTGCCGGCACCTCTTCAAAGCTTTACAAGATGTTCGCATCACTGGCAAAAAAATTCGCCCCAGAAAGAGATTTCAAGATAGATGAAAAGTCAAAAACGGTGAGCCTTACCGAAGAAGGAATTAGAAGGGCGGAAAAGTTGCTGGGGATCAACAACCTTTACGATCCGCAAAATATAAATTACAACTTTCACCTTCTAAACGCTCTAAGAGCTTTGCACCTTTATAAGAGAGACGTTGATTACCTTGTGCGTAACGGTGAAGTTCTCATAGTGGACGAATTCACAGGACGTGTTTTGGAAGGAAGAAGATACAGTGAAGGTCTGCATCAAGCCATTGAAGCAAAAGAAGGGGTTAGGGTAAAAGAAGAAACCGTAACTTACGCCACGATAACGTTGCAGAATTACTTCCTCATGTACAAAAAACTCGCCGGAATGACCGGAACCGCTTACACCGAAAGGGAAGAATTCGAACAGATATACAACATGAAAGTCGTCATCATCCCGACGAATAAGCCTGTTATACGTAAGGACATGAATGATCTTATCTTTAAGAGCGAAAAAGAGAAATTTGATGCGATAGTGGAAGACATAGTTAAAAGGCATGAAAAAGGCCAACCTGTGCTTGTGGGTACCATTTCCATAGAAAAAAGTGAAAGGCTAAGCCAAATGCTGAAAAAGCGTGGCATTCCCCACGAAGTTTTAAACGCCAAGCATCCAGAAAGAGAAGCAGAGATAATAGCTAAAGCTGGTCAAAAAGGTGCAGTCACGATAGCCACC from Mesoaciditoga lauensis cd-1655R = DSM 25116 encodes the following:
- the truA gene encoding tRNA pseudouridine(38-40) synthase TruA; amino-acid sequence: MKVACVVEYDGTNFHGSQYHPTVRTVQGELNKAIEVIFKRHLKTDMAGRTDAGVHANYQVFSFDRINPRMTEKNVKEALNSILPEDMRVRDVWFTADNFSPRVAAVKRIYQYFIYNRKEKDIFLRKRAWWFPYELDIEKMREAASYLEGYHDFTSFVSKDKHDDRSPMRTIYRIRIIRISRFIMVRVEGKSYLKRMVRNIVGTLVKVGVGTWEPSYVKELLDMKDRSKAGATAPAHGLYLYKVLFDEKFSKE
- a CDS encoding TlyA family RNA methyltransferase, coding for MKKRLDELLVERGFFHSQSRAKAEILEGNVIVNGQLADKAGKKVNDDVEIQLKKKSPYVSRGAHKLLKAIEEFKIDLKGKTCADFGASTGGFTQVMLENGAEKVYSVDVGYGQFSWKLRNDPRVVVMERTNARFLKKEDFSDEIDFISCDLSFISLRLILPVVKDVLVNKGESVCLVKPQFEAGRENLKKGVVRSKEVHTNVLNGVISFSREIGFSVKGLTFSPIKGPAGNVEFLLHLKNTEGEDEEVKPEEVVKRAWEALLEG
- the secA gene encoding preprotein translocase subunit SecA; translated protein: MSFVGKLFDQNKRYIKSFSKIVEKVNALEEQMKKLNDSDFPKKTEEFRERLSKGETLDELMPEAFALAREAAKRAIGLRPFDVQVMGAVALHRGMVAEMKTGEGKTLVAVMPAYLNALSGEGVHIITVNDYLARRDAEWMGPVYEMLGLKVGAIQSEMNPDERREMYNRDVTYGTNNEMGFDYLRDNLAYLPEQRVQRGHNYAIVDEVDSVLIDEARTPLIISGPAGTSSKLYKMFASLAKKFAPERDFKIDEKSKTVSLTEEGIRRAEKLLGINNLYDPQNINYNFHLLNALRALHLYKRDVDYLVRNGEVLIVDEFTGRVLEGRRYSEGLHQAIEAKEGVRVKEETVTYATITLQNYFLMYKKLAGMTGTAYTEREEFEQIYNMKVVIIPTNKPVIRKDMNDLIFKSEKEKFDAIVEDIVKRHEKGQPVLVGTISIEKSERLSQMLKKRGIPHEVLNAKHPEREAEIIAKAGQKGAVTIATNMAGRGTDIKLGEDVTELGGLYVLGTERHESRRIDNQLRGRCGRQGDPGETRFYLSTEDNLLRIFGGDKMRSLMNTLKIGEGEPIQHGMLSKLIEQAQKKVEGIHFSIRKHLLELDSVLDRQRNAIYSHRNWILDGTDVESHLMDIFEDVVDRRIQKYCYSKIADEWNIEGMMEELKGIFPFIDLNKNSIESREDLKEELMKSIKENYELKVKEIGEEQFANIIKYVMLKVIDERWRMHLQTVDHLKESVNLRAYGQKDPVIEFKKDSYEMFEEMVDGMYDDVSSIAFRIVIVDEQKEREEAKKTFAILQAQHDEFSSSLGSDKSKSGRNGGSSSKKKRMRVKR